The Amycolatopsis sp. DG1A-15b genome window below encodes:
- a CDS encoding S8 family serine peptidase, producing MLTAGAAALLAALGLVSPPVAGAAPASGPDAFSETAQQQIAALQAVKAGRTATESKVDSKLLVAAKGVGKQLNALQSGATVSAAGTVLVDIRASKVSPDLLAGLTKAGAGIRAVSDRYGSVRAEVPLDKVGEIAARGDVKRVEQADQAMTARELATPATTPGKSETKAETKQQKADRIAGELQKAISAKTQRSAAAAAPLVSEGDRAHNADLARQQFGVTGVGVKACALSDGVDSLAASQAKGELPPDVDVLPGQEGQDDEGTAMLEIIHDLAPRAALGFATAFNSDASFADNIRRLRFESHCDVIVDDVIYFKESPFQDWIIAQAVNDVTADGALYFSSAGNEGNVASGTAGHWEGDFADSGKSVGKFAGTAHNFAGAAGNQIYEPISNASSAGVPVTLHWSDPIGASANDYDLYLLNSAGAVVSFSQNVQDGTQDPYEILQTPAFGGTGLRLAVVKFSGQNRYLSLSALRGRFSDSADGLKAYNTPGVTVGHSAARDAVSVAAAPAAKAFGRALEPGDPANPAGPYPGSFSGATKAERFTSDGPRRVFYEANGTPITPGNVSSTGGEVRNKPEITAADGVQTSVTGFNPFFGTSAAAPHAAAIAALVLSGNPGLPPAEVREALINTAIDIETPGRDNFTGSGVILADKVLAYTGASPQPLAVAKQPTVTPADGGSALDPGDTAKVTLPVTNDGDGTAVSTSVVLTSPTPGVTVAPRSKSYGTISPGQTGVNDFTITVPASQQLGVPVVLNARVTFAGAHSPTTTSFALPVGTPSPVAQDFAYAGEPVAIPDNSPVGASVTIPVTGVGRASKVSFSVDGTTCSTDPTSTTVGLNHSYVGDLVGTLTAPSGAKATVFQRNGGSGKNLCKVVFADDAAAAFSTVTSANAPFTGTWRPTQALAGNLAGAAVDGTWTFGVVDAAGGDAGSIRSVALHINGFVQPAAAGAPSNVRAVTNNGPVHPL from the coding sequence GTGCTCACCGCCGGTGCCGCGGCCCTGCTCGCCGCGCTCGGCCTGGTTTCCCCGCCGGTCGCGGGAGCCGCACCAGCGTCCGGTCCGGACGCGTTCAGCGAAACCGCGCAACAGCAGATCGCCGCCCTGCAGGCGGTCAAGGCGGGCCGCACCGCCACCGAATCCAAAGTGGACAGCAAGCTGCTCGTGGCCGCCAAGGGCGTGGGGAAGCAGCTGAACGCACTGCAGTCGGGGGCCACCGTCTCCGCGGCCGGGACCGTCCTGGTCGACATCCGCGCGAGCAAGGTCTCGCCGGACCTCCTCGCCGGGCTCACCAAGGCCGGGGCGGGCATCCGCGCGGTGTCCGACCGCTACGGCAGCGTCCGCGCCGAAGTGCCGCTGGACAAGGTCGGCGAGATCGCCGCCCGCGGCGACGTCAAGCGCGTCGAGCAGGCCGACCAGGCGATGACCGCGCGGGAACTGGCCACGCCGGCGACGACGCCGGGCAAGTCCGAAACCAAGGCCGAAACCAAGCAGCAAAAGGCCGACCGCATCGCCGGCGAGCTGCAAAAGGCCATCAGCGCCAAGACCCAGCGCAGTGCCGCCGCGGCCGCGCCGCTGGTCAGCGAAGGCGACCGGGCGCACAACGCCGACCTCGCGCGCCAGCAGTTCGGCGTCACCGGTGTCGGCGTCAAGGCGTGCGCCCTGTCCGACGGCGTCGACTCCTTGGCCGCTTCGCAGGCCAAGGGCGAACTCCCGCCGGACGTCGACGTCCTCCCCGGCCAAGAGGGTCAGGACGACGAGGGCACCGCGATGCTCGAGATCATCCACGACCTCGCGCCCCGCGCCGCGCTCGGCTTCGCGACGGCGTTCAACTCGGACGCAAGCTTCGCGGACAACATCCGCCGGCTCCGCTTCGAGTCGCACTGCGACGTCATCGTCGACGACGTCATCTACTTCAAGGAATCGCCGTTCCAGGACTGGATCATCGCCCAGGCCGTGAACGACGTGACCGCCGACGGTGCGCTGTACTTCTCGTCCGCGGGCAACGAAGGCAACGTCGCCAGCGGCACCGCCGGGCACTGGGAAGGCGACTTCGCCGACTCCGGCAAGTCGGTCGGCAAGTTCGCCGGCACCGCGCACAACTTCGCCGGCGCGGCGGGCAACCAGATCTACGAGCCCATCTCGAACGCGTCCTCGGCCGGCGTCCCGGTGACGCTGCACTGGTCCGACCCGATCGGCGCGTCCGCCAACGACTACGACCTCTACCTGCTCAACTCCGCGGGGGCCGTGGTCAGCTTCAGCCAGAACGTCCAGGACGGCACCCAGGACCCGTACGAGATCCTGCAGACGCCGGCCTTCGGCGGCACCGGGCTGCGCCTGGCCGTCGTGAAGTTCTCCGGCCAGAACCGCTACCTGTCGCTTTCGGCGCTGCGCGGCCGGTTCTCCGACTCGGCCGACGGGCTCAAGGCCTACAACACCCCGGGCGTGACGGTCGGCCACTCGGCCGCGCGGGACGCCGTCAGCGTCGCGGCGGCTCCGGCGGCCAAGGCGTTCGGCCGGGCCCTCGAGCCGGGCGACCCGGCCAACCCGGCGGGCCCGTACCCGGGCTCGTTCAGCGGCGCCACCAAGGCCGAGCGGTTCACCTCCGACGGTCCGCGTCGGGTGTTCTACGAGGCCAACGGCACGCCGATCACCCCGGGCAACGTGTCCTCGACCGGCGGCGAGGTCCGGAACAAGCCGGAGATCACCGCGGCCGACGGCGTGCAGACCAGCGTCACCGGGTTCAACCCGTTCTTCGGCACCTCGGCCGCCGCTCCGCACGCGGCCGCCATCGCCGCGCTCGTGCTGTCCGGCAACCCCGGCCTGCCGCCCGCGGAGGTGCGCGAAGCGCTGATCAACACCGCGATCGACATCGAAACCCCCGGCCGCGACAACTTCACCGGGTCCGGCGTCATCCTGGCGGACAAGGTGCTGGCCTACACCGGCGCCAGCCCGCAGCCCCTCGCGGTGGCGAAGCAGCCGACGGTCACCCCGGCCGACGGCGGCTCGGCGCTCGACCCGGGCGACACCGCCAAGGTGACGCTGCCGGTGACCAACGACGGCGACGGCACCGCGGTGTCCACCAGCGTCGTGCTCACCAGCCCGACCCCGGGCGTCACGGTGGCGCCCCGTTCGAAGTCCTACGGCACCATCAGCCCGGGACAGACCGGCGTGAACGACTTCACCATCACCGTCCCGGCGAGCCAGCAGCTCGGCGTGCCGGTGGTGCTGAACGCCCGCGTCACCTTCGCCGGTGCGCACTCGCCGACGACGACGTCCTTCGCGCTGCCGGTCGGCACCCCGTCGCCGGTCGCGCAGGACTTCGCCTACGCGGGTGAGCCGGTGGCGATCCCGGACAACAGCCCGGTCGGGGCGTCGGTGACCATCCCGGTCACCGGGGTCGGCCGGGCGTCGAAGGTGTCGTTCTCCGTGGACGGCACCACGTGCAGCACCGACCCGACCTCGACGACGGTGGGGCTCAACCACTCCTACGTCGGTGACCTGGTCGGCACGCTGACCGCGCCTTCGGGTGCCAAGGCGACGGTGTTCCAGCGCAACGGCGGTTCCGGCAAGAACCTGTGCAAGGTCGTCTTCGCCGACGACGCGGCGGCCGCGTTCAGCACGGTGACCTCGGCGAACGCGCCGTTCACCGGCACCTGGCGGCCGACGCAGGCCCTGGCCGGCAACCTCGCCGGTGCGGCGGTCGACGGCACGTGGACGTTCGGCGTGGTCGACGCGGCGGGCGGCGACGCCGGCTCGATCCGTTCGGTCGCGCTGCACATCAACGGGTTCGTCCAGCCCGCGGCGGCCGGCGCGCCGTCGAACGTGCGGGCCGTGACGAACAACGGCCCGGTGCACCCGCTGTAA